Proteins from a genomic interval of Terriglobia bacterium:
- a CDS encoding arginine decarboxylase, pyruvoyl-dependent → MVPRRIFLTKGVGKHKERLTSFELALRDAGIASQNLVRVSSIFPPQCKVIPRSLGLRHLSHGEVVFAVVAENSTHEPHRLLAASIGLAIPADRSTYGYLSEHHSFGETDDQAGDYAEELAAEMLATTLDVEFDPDKSWDEKKEVYRLSNKIVRTLNITQSAVGDKKGKWTTVIAAAIFIFD, encoded by the coding sequence ATGGTCCCGCGGCGGATCTTCCTGACAAAAGGGGTCGGTAAGCACAAGGAGCGTCTCACCTCGTTTGAGCTGGCGTTGCGCGACGCCGGCATCGCCTCGCAAAACCTGGTGCGGGTTTCGTCGATCTTTCCTCCACAATGCAAGGTGATCCCGCGCTCCCTCGGCCTGCGCCATCTCAGCCACGGTGAAGTTGTTTTCGCCGTGGTGGCCGAGAATTCCACCCATGAGCCCCACCGGCTGCTGGCCGCCAGTATCGGACTGGCGATCCCTGCCGACCGCTCTACCTACGGCTATCTCAGCGAGCACCACTCCTTCGGCGAAACCGACGATCAGGCCGGCGACTACGCCGAGGAACTCGCCGCCGAAATGCTGGCCACCACGCTCGACGTCGAGTTCGACCCCGACAAATCCTGGGATGAAAAGAAAGAAGTGTACCGGCTGTCGAACAAGATTGTTCGCACGCTGAACATCACCCAGTCCGCGGTCGGCGACAAGAAGGGCAAGTGGACCACGGTGATCGCCGCCGCGATTTTCATCTTTGATTAA
- a CDS encoding LysR family transcriptional regulator, producing MDFDQLETFLEVARLSSFSRAAEKRFRTQPAISAQIRGLEDEIGAKLLDRSGGKVSLTGAGKAFQKYAEDAIQARRAVVTAMAEMERVPRGEIVVGANEGTCLHVLPEVFSEFKKQYPGVSVNINRLESAGILSGIIDNSVDFGVMSLPVNDNRLTVVPIHRDELVIITPPRHPLSKTKSATLADASQYPLLIPEAGHTRDAIEEYFHERKLKLNISMELDSSELLKRFVAADVGIGFIARSNVLEDVRAGVLVALPIADATIRRDLALVFRKDKALSRAALAFIDIAVKLKSAKQATL from the coding sequence ATGGATTTCGACCAACTGGAGACGTTTCTCGAAGTCGCGCGCCTCAGCAGCTTCTCCCGGGCCGCCGAGAAGCGCTTCCGGACGCAACCGGCGATCTCCGCCCAGATCCGCGGCCTGGAGGACGAGATCGGAGCCAAGCTGCTGGACCGCTCCGGAGGCAAGGTCTCCCTCACCGGCGCCGGCAAGGCGTTCCAGAAGTACGCCGAGGACGCGATTCAGGCGCGCCGCGCCGTGGTCACCGCGATGGCGGAAATGGAGCGCGTGCCGCGCGGTGAAATCGTGGTCGGGGCCAACGAGGGCACCTGTCTCCACGTCCTGCCCGAGGTCTTCTCCGAATTCAAGAAGCAGTATCCGGGCGTGTCGGTCAACATCAACCGGCTGGAATCGGCCGGCATTCTCAGCGGCATCATTGACAACTCGGTGGACTTCGGCGTCATGTCGCTGCCGGTCAATGACAACCGCCTTACCGTGGTGCCGATTCACCGCGACGAACTGGTCATCATCACGCCGCCGCGCCATCCGCTATCGAAAACGAAATCGGCGACGCTGGCCGACGCCTCCCAGTACCCCCTGCTGATCCCCGAGGCCGGGCACACGCGTGATGCCATCGAAGAGTACTTTCATGAGCGCAAGTTAAAGTTGAACATTTCCATGGAACTTGATTCCAGCGAACTACTTAAGCGCTTTGTAGCCGCCGATGTTGGCATCGGATTCATCGCCCGCTCCAACGTCCTGGAAGATGTCCGTGCCGGCGTCCTGGTCGCCTTGCCCATCGCCGACGCCACCATCCGCCGCGACCTCGCCCTGGTCTTCCGCAAGGACAAGGCTCTCTCCCGCGCCGCCTTGGCGTTCATTGACATCGCCGTCAAACTCAAGAGCGCGAAACAGGCGACATTGTAA